caacaacctgaaaaaaatttgtatggtgtggcactgttttattattttgaaaacttgccgtgttattgcagttttcaaaaatgtatacaaatctccaaagttgaaattagaacgaaagatattttaatttgaatgcaaaaaaacagacgttttcagagcaaaataacaaacaaaaattgaggcttttgttcaaaaagaaataaacaaacaacagtcgagaaaatgtgtttatttttctttgttatttttctctgaaaagccctgttttgttgcttttaaattgtaatatcttcagttctaacttcaactttgggaacttttatacatttttgaaaactgcaataacacgacaagttttcaaaataataaaccagtgccacaccatacaaatttttttcagattgttgctctgaaataaaagaaagaaattgagtttttataaaacatagaacatgttaattaatttgcagcaaagtggcgtatgaaataaaaaatattttgattaattaattatttcttattatttggcaatgttttagtgaaagaattgtaaaaaacaaaaatcaattatgagcggaggaagcaaaatactgttgaaaagtcgggatttttcgaaatttcacaaaaactgcattaaatcgaaaaccgtaagaatttgggataaacaagttaccaaattctgagagccctaaagttggtctatcagcatatttcgtttgatccattacttttgggacaccctgtataagaaaTCTGTCAGATcgcattcaaattttaaaatttccctttctTAATGGTGACATTAAATTTAAGtagagtgtgaataaattgggcctaaaaggactaaaattcaaatattaaaaaaattgagttttttttttcatgtcgcGTCTAGAAACATGTCTTATAATTTATAACCCATGACTcatatgtctcatgggacatgtctcataaAACATTATGTCATCGAACACGTCTCATTGAACATGTTCTTATCGAAGATGCCCAAAAAATCAGTTCGGTACCAGAATGTTTTAAACTACAGGTACACAATTTTGGTGTGTGCCAAGTTTTAAAATTCTTAACCAATAATTACATTCATACGAAAATTTTAAGCGAAAGCCTATAAACTTACTgcattttcgattaaaaattttaactgctCGGTGACACGATTGCGATTGTGGTCGACTATTCAATCGCAAAAATTATTCACAAGCACTACAATGactatcatttttaaatttattaatcaaaattatttttggacaccaccacttttttttttattcaggccatctttttttcaaaacccgTGAGGCGATGGTTAGTGCAATAAACTATGATTGATCTGTGGCGCCAGAGGTCTGGATTTGATTCCCAGGCCCGACCactaaaataaaagatttttgtcaCGGATGCAAAAAATTCCAAGGAATTGACAATTGTAGGTCCCTTCCAATCTTGCAAATTATTTACTCACACACAAGAATGGTTGCAAGTTGTCAGTCACTAGCCCTTGATCCTTCATTGGGTTTCGCATGTATGACATGTCGTGACACAagaagttatataaaaaataaaaattttcttattatgtATATTATAAAACACAGATTTTAGGAATGTCTGAacagtttttaaataataatttgcacGATTAACCTTAATTGTTTCTGATTAAATAAagtaagggccaatttattgagcctccattaaattttgaaatttgtcgttttagttaaaagctttgttaatctattgacgtctttaagtttccatcattaaaaattcatttaattcactctgctttagttaaagtctttacttttaatggaaactttaaatttaaaactccattaaaaatatcccagggattttctattttttgaaaaattaaactgtcaaaagctacgattttgtcaaataaaatatatttaaatttgaagatttaaaggataaacaacataaaaacaaaaaaatcatggcCCATAAGTATTTTGCAGCTAAAATGCCAGACAAAAACCTACAGAAGGTATTACGATATACCAGTGGAAACCAAATgctgaaaatattgcaatttttgtgATGATTAGGATTACGCAGCATCTCAACCCTGATTAGTTTCACTAGTCGTGTAGATATTCTCTAGTAGATCTACTATATTATATGTGCTCTTCTGCGCTCTGCGAAGTGGataagaaatgcattaatttctttgaattttgtgtctattaaaaatctcaaataGAGTGTTGTCCATTTAACCCTCATACCCatagtttcaaaaatttctagCAAGCCTATAAATCTATTCTTGTCTGACGAGAGAGAAATGCTAGTAGTGACCAAAATCTGAAGCAATTCATCCCTATAACGTACATGTCGTTTAAactaaaacaacacaaaaacgaCTTGTTCTGTAAGCCAAAATTACCAATTACCAAACGTTGGTATTATGAAATTGATTGAACACATTTTCGCCATTCCATTTTTCCATACTCATGCatgtttcattaatttttaattgttaactgACACTGAAactctatttattaaaataatgaatgaaatgacatttgacgctaatggagagtgaataaatagaaatcctgtttaagacctccatttgctctaaaaatccctcttaaaaggccgaatttggtgttttaactaaaacgacttttaaatttaatgctcaattagttaatgattccaaacttcaaaaaaattcttaaaagagactgaattaaacgaatttggtttttaattttaaaattcccttttttaatggcgatttaagtttaatggagagtcaataaattgggcctaagatcAATAAGTAACTTCGAATTGGTAAAATCAAGTTGATTTTTCAatgtagaaaacaaaaattaataaacacatttgaatatttttatcaGTAGTAGGTAGTACAAAAACacacattatttattttcaaaactgacTCGAACCGTCCTCattataatattaaattattttttaactatttacaAAACTCTTCATTTTTTCACTTCATTACATCTTCATTGttggtttttttcatttaaatcctGGTATCCAAAAATATCATGTCCATTTTACCTGCGCTTGGGTAAATGATCACCTTCTGGCTGGAATCCATTTTCGTCAGCAAGGAAATTGATTGTATAAGTTACACCATCGGCACCAATCCAGGAAATAGTTCCTCGAACTGAAATTGCTTCATTTTCGGTACCAACATTCTTGAGAGTGGCTTCTTCACTTCGTTTTGTGCCATCACTTGTTTcatatctacaaaaaataatGCCATTTATAATTGAAACTCCAAAAGCactctttgatttttaaaaacttacgaAAACTTGTATCCATCGATtccaatattttcattttcatatgaAATGATTTCTGCATTTTTGGAATCATCTGCTGGAGCTGCTGAAGCTATGGCACAGACTGCAACAAGGACTAGTAtctgaaaaatattcaaataccAAAACTTAAAACATTTAAACTTCCAATATATATTGTAAATTCTTACCAATTTCATGATTAGATGGTTTAAAAAGATGTAGGTGCTACAAATGGAATTATCCTAATGCTTACTCTATGGAATATCTTCACTGAGAATAATAATCTTGCAGTCTCTGTACTTCGTTTTATACAAGTTGCAAGTGCAACCATAAAGATGACCCCCACCATCATTGGTGACACATAAACATACACCATCTAATGTCGAAGCATGGTCTAGGCAAATACGCGTGAAGAGCGCATAACTATACATTGCAAGTTGCCTTAAGAAAACAAGTGTCATCGCATCGTCGCGTCGTCTGCAGCCattacaaatttattgaaaaaccaTTACCACCTCCGCACTCTGGCCTCCGATGATCTTGCAATTGCGATGTGTCTTGGCATTTTGTCTCCATATCAGATGGTATAAGAGGATGAAGAAGATGATGGTGCAAAGCTTCTAACCCCGCACAAATGTTGAATTTGTGGAAATTCTTTAAGAAACTTAATTGAAAGAATAATGACAACGACCGACCGACGGACGATACAACGCATGATGCGTTGCATTGGCCATTTACATCTTTTCTGCATAAATTGGTTCTTGATTGGTTATGCAATGGAACAACTATTGGACCCTTAAAATATCTTGTTAAGCCggtttttaacactttttgtggtattttgttatttttttattataaagatGTCACATGCCAATCTGTATTAATCCGATAATTGGCAGAACGAAGATGCACTTAGTGAAAGTGAGTAATACCCAAACCTGGAATTTAGTTGGCCGTGAATGAAAACAAGaatcttaaattcaaaatttttatggaATCGATGTATTAATTAAATTACCATTAACTTACATGCATGACATAACATGTAACACCTTGCATGATGGAAACTAAATTATaagctttaaaagaaaatatgagAATGCCTTTGTTCATAATTGTTGTGTTGTTAAGcctcaattatttttgaattataacCACAACTCGTCGGTCCATTTctataatattatttaatgAACCTATTCAACGTTTAAAGCTAATTGGATTATTTTCTTTGGGCAGTTAGTTGACACACAATACAAcccaaacaaaagagctgatgcaCGAACTTTTAAATGAGattttttctaataactttCTTTTTGTCAACTTGATATTTATATGTCTGGTAATGAAGCTATGAAGATTATAATGaagagtttaaataaatttaagtgcACATTTATAATAATATACATAATAACTACCAGAAATTTCAATGCAAAGTGAAAGACATATTTGATAAATAACACATAATCATAGTATCTTACAAAACATTAGTTAATTAGTAATAgtcaaataataatacaaacttgtaaaatttacaaattatgtTAAAAATCAAGAATGTCGTCTG
This DNA window, taken from Episyrphus balteatus chromosome 2, idEpiBalt1.1, whole genome shotgun sequence, encodes the following:
- the LOC129910910 gene encoding endocuticle structural protein SgAbd-6, giving the protein MKLILVLVAVCAIASAAPADDSKNAEIISYENENIGIDGYKFSYETSDGTKRSEEATLKNVGTENEAISVRGTISWIGADGVTYTINFLADENGFQPEGDHLPKRR